In Burkholderia sp. WP9, a genomic segment contains:
- a CDS encoding formate dehydrogenase subunit delta encodes MDNQNLIDMANRIGDFFDSMPDREEALAGIADHIRRFWEPRMRRALLAELDEPDASGIPMSGIVREALVKHRAQLTPAAPATV; translated from the coding sequence ATGGACAATCAGAACCTGATCGACATGGCCAACCGGATCGGCGACTTTTTCGATTCGATGCCGGACCGCGAGGAAGCGCTCGCCGGCATCGCCGACCATATTCGCCGCTTCTGGGAGCCGCGCATGCGCCGCGCTCTACTCGCGGAGCTCGATGAACCGGATGCGAGCGGTATCCCGATGTCGGGTATCGTCAGGGAAGCGCTCGTCAAACATCGCGCGCAACTGACGCCCGCCGCGCCCGCGACGGTGTGA